Proteins encoded by one window of Pelecanus crispus isolate bPelCri1 chromosome 8, bPelCri1.pri, whole genome shotgun sequence:
- the UBA2 gene encoding SUMO-activating enzyme subunit 2 isoform X3: MNALDNRAARNHVNRMCLAADVPLIESGTAGYLGQVTVIKKGVTECYECHPKPTQKTFPGCTIRNTPSEPIHCIVWAKYLFNQLFGEEDADQEVSPDRADPEAAWEPAEAEARARASNEDGEIKRISTKEWAKSTGYDPVKLFTKLFKDDIRYLLTMDKLWRKRKPPVPLDWAEVQNQEKNISDQQNESSAVLKDQQVLDVKSYARLFSKSVETLRLHLAEKGDGAELIWDKDDPSAMDFVTSAANLRMHVFSMNMKSRFDIKSMAGNIIPAIATTNAVIAGLIVLEGLKILSGKIDQCRTIFLNKQPNPRKKLLVPCALDPPNPNCYVCASKPEVTVKLNVHKVTVLTLQDKIVKEKFAMVAPDVQIDDGKGTILISSEEGETEANNHRKLSDFGIRNGTRLQADDFLQDYTLLINVLHSEDLEKDVEFEVVGDTPEKVGPKPSEPASKNITNGSDDGAQPSTSTAPDQDDLLIVDSEDEGTSSNVDDDMENKSRKRKLEDKECISTKRVRTEQTEEQDEIIALD; the protein is encoded by the exons GGAGTGACAGAATGTTATGAATGTCATCCTAAACCAACTCAGAAGACTTTTCCAGGCTGCACAATCCGAAATACGCCATCGGAACCCATCCATTGCATTGTGTGGGCTAAGTATTTGTTTAA CCAGCTGTTTGGAGAAGAAGATGCTGATCAAGAAGTGTCTCCTGACAGAGCTGATCCTGAAGCTGCCT GGgagccagcagaagcagaagccaGAGCACGAGCATCCAATGAGGATGGTGAGATTAAACGTATTTCAACTAAGGAGTGGGCTAAATCAACTGGATACGATCCAGTTAAACTTTTTACTAAG CTTTTCAAAGATGACATTAGATATCTGCTGACAATGGATAAgctgtggaggaaaagaaagcctCCAGTGCCACTGGACTGGGCTGAGGTACAAAATCAAG agaaaaacatatcTGACCAACAAAATGAATCCTCTGCAGTCTTGAAGGATCAGCAGGTTCTTGATGTCAAGAGCTATGCACGCTTATTTTCAAAGAGTGTTGAAACCCTGAGACTTCACCTGGCTGAGAAGGGTGATGGAGCAGAGCTTATATGGGATAAG GATGACCCTTCTGCGATGGATTTTGTCACTTCTGCTGCAAACCTCAGGATGCATGTTTTCAGTATGAATATGAAGAGCAGATTTGATATCAAGT CAATGGCAGGAAATATTATCCCAGCTATAGCTACTACTAATGCAGTAATAGCTGGTCTGATAGTGCTGGAGGGTTTGAAGATTTTATCAGGAAAAATAGATCAGTGTAGAACG ATTTTTCTGAACAAGCAGCCAAATCCCAGAAAGAAGCTATTGGTTCCTTGTGCTTTGGATCCACCAAATCCTAACTGTTACGTATGTGCAAGTAAGCCAGAAGTGACTGTGAAACTTAACGTACACAAAGTTACTGTGTTAACACTCCAGGATAAG atagtgaaagaaaaatttgctaTGGTAGCACCAGATGTACAaatagatgatggaaaaggaACCATTCTTATCTCTTCagaagaaggagaaacagaag CAAATAACCACAGGAAATTATCAGACTTCGGAATTCGAAACGGCACTCGACTACAAGCAGATGATTTCCTCCAGGACTATACATTGTTAATCAATGTGCTTCATAG tgaagacCTAGAAAAAGATGTAGAATTTGAAGTTGTTGGTGATACCCCTGAAAAAGTTGGCCCTAAACCATCAGAACCAGCATCCAAGAACATTACCAATGGTAGTGATGATGGAGCGCAACCCTCAACATCAACAG CTCCAGATCAGGACGATCTATTGATCGTTGATTCTGAAGATGAAGGTACTTCAAGCAATGTTGATGATgatatggaaaacaaaagccGCAAGAGAAAACTAGAAGACAAGGAGTGCATCAGTACAAAGAGAGTGCGTACTGAGCAGACAGAAGAGCAAGATGAAATTATAGCATTAGACTGA